The Mercurialis annua linkage group LG8, ddMerAnnu1.2, whole genome shotgun sequence genome window below encodes:
- the LOC126660314 gene encoding xylan O-acetyltransferase 1-like, which yields MKNNTNSSRNRTIFLQILILLSLLIFAFLLFNPHLNFTSRIQENGSKFGFQDQEISVEDQENVEDCDLFDGEWVFDNKTHPLYKENECEFLEDSVTCVKNGRLDSLYQNWRWQPRDCHLPKFKAKVLLNKLKGKRLMFVGDSLHHQQWQSMICLVQSVIPPNKKSLINYSSSLTIFKIEDYNATIEFYWAPFLVESNSDSVANRKGQSDRIIMPESITKHANNWINVDYLIFDTYIWWMTSIYTKVLRGSFDEGSTAYDEIELPIAYERTLKTWANWVDNNVDPMHTSVFFTSMSPSHLKSLDWDNPDGIKCAKETTPILNKTRPLEVGSNHQLFRIAVNVTRSMKVPVYFLNVTTLSEYRKDAHTSIYQAVDGKVLSPEQRSDPLKYADCVHWCLPGLPDTWNELLYAHIVYRS from the exons atgaagaacaaCACAAACAGCAGCAGAAATAGAACCATTTTCTTACAAATCTTAATTCTTTTATCTCTCTTAATCTTTGCATTTCTTTTATTCAATCCACATTTAAATTTCACTTCAAGAATCCAAGAAAATGGCAGCAAATTTGGATTTCAAGATCAAGAAATCAGTGTAGAAGATCAAGAAAATGTGGAAGATTGTGATTTATTTGATGGAGAATGGGTTTTTGATAATAAAACTCATCCTTTGTATAAAGAAAATGAATGTGAATTTCTTGAAGATTCAGTAACTTGTGTTAAGAATGGCAGATTGGATTCTTTATATCAGAATTGGAGATGGCAGCCTAGAGATTGTCATTTGCCCAA GTTCAAAGCAAAAGTTTTGCTGAATAAGCTAAAAGGAAAAAGGCTTATGTTTGTTGGAGATTCATTACATCATCAGCAATGGCAATCTATGATTTGTTTGGTTCAATCTGTCATTCCTCCAAATAAGAAGAGCTTAATCAATTATTCAAGTTCTCTCACAATCTTCAAAATTGAG GACTATAATGCAACTATAGAGTTTTATTGGGCACCATTTCTGGTGGAGTCAAATTCAGACAGTGTAGCAAACAGAAAAGGCCAATCTGACCGTATAATTATGCCAGAATCAATCACAAAGCATGCAAATAATTGGATCAACGTTGATTATCTTATATTTGACACATATATTTGGTGGATGACCTCCATTTACACCAAAGTATT ACGAGGATCGTTCGATGAAGGATCAACGGCATATGATGAAATTGAATTGCCAATAGCATATGAGAGAACATTGAAGACATGGGCTAATTGGGTAGACAACAATGTTGATCCTATGCATACTTCAGTTTTCTTCACCAGCATGTCTCCTTCTCATCTCAA GAGTTTGGATTGGGACAATCCTGATGGGATCAAATGTGCAAAAGAAACAACACCGATTCTGAACAAGACCAGACCATTGGAGGTTGGCTCAAACCACCAGCTTTTCAGGATTGCGGTGAACGTGACTCGATCGATGAAAGTACCGGTCTACTTCCTGAATGTAACGACATTATCCGAATACCGGAAAGATGCTCATACATCTATATACCAAGCTGTTGATGGCAAGGTACTGTCCCCGGAGCAAAGATCGGATCCGTTGAAGTATGCGGATTGTGTACATTGGTGTCTTCCAGGGTTGCCGGATACATGGAACGAGCTACTCTACGCGCATATCGTATATCGTTCTTGA
- the LOC126660527 gene encoding putative disease resistance protein RGA3 yields the protein MISCGILTLVADEIGLFRYLGHELDRLRNSLDEVRDILLVAEEKREKLKLKSVNRWLNQLRDAAYDAEDVLEAVIYEDLRRKVENQNQKKKVLNFNPLPKITRFTKKACFRTKIVHKIRNVNDLMDKIKNSSAFGLQVITRERLVSQIDLNRVTDSVPENPILGREGDVSKIVNSLTNIICDEEVLAVIPIVGMGGLGKTALAQSICEKVMGNLFDVKIWVCVSDNANDQKILGEMLQTLGRDKGGLTNKDAILQQLEKELERKKFLLILDDVWADVSTWWDSLKTRLLRISHNKGNAIIVTTRSEEVASLVESSYEVRHNLNVLTDDDCWSIIEERVKANREMSIPSDFEAIGKEIAKKCRGVPLAAKVLGGTLAFKREKEAWVSIKNSKVLDASDHKDNVNSILKLSFNHLPSCLKQCFAYCSIFPKDYFLEKEELIQLWMAEGFVEPCNADVGDKYFNALLCNSFFQDVERNKYENIVGCKMHDIVHDLAMSLSKLEVLTLDNFSFRDDLSCIRRFDLESQNAFSLRGIHAQKLRTVFLLMDMVLDESWWKFKNLRTLNLEGCEIEELPSPIGDCKLLRYLDVSHTELKALPNSITTLYRLQTLRFLGCWKLTELPRDKMSNLVSLKNIQFSMDEQMPSGLGRLTCLERLPLFVVGNDWGGSIQELERLNELRGKLSLNHLENVRGKEEAEKANLKMKKMIKSLKFGWTEGSSIENRNNEEVLEALEPHPNIESIKIEDYMGENFPAWVLMMQVSSEGGSFTLFNNLVKLTLRHCSKCEQIPRLGYLQSLKYLEITWMEKMKIIGNEFYGINSGDGSSNGQTMFPALKSINLSCLSNLVEWRAPELDDSEAVVVFPCLEKLRIKDCVRLTKIPMRSLPSSLVKLEIECCALTCLPSELQSFASLEKLSINRCIGLTSIPEDFGRLNSLVSLQIINCISLSNFSEEILGSLTKLKELEIGNFSEKLEDFSYMNSIQNIDSLEKLSIYERNMESLPDQIQGLTSLEYLGIFYADKLEALPEWLGNISSLRSLNIEYCLNLKYLPTAAAMKRLAKLTSVSIYYGSVYLMESCKNKSGSEWDKISHIPNLRFY from the exons ATGATTAGTTGCGG GATCCTTACTCTTGTCGCCGATGAAATCGGACTTTTCCGATATCTTGGCCACGAGCTCGATCGCCTCAGAAACTCACTCGACGAGGTTCGTGACATACTGCTAGTTGCTGAAGAGAAACGGGAGAAACTTAAACTCAAGAGTGTGAATCGTTGGCTGAATCAGCTCAGAGATGCTGCTTATGATGCTGAAGATGTTCTTGAAGCGGTAATCTATGAGGATCTTCGTCGAAAAGTAgagaaccaaaaccaaaaaaagaagGTACTCAATTTTAATCCACTCCCCAAAATCACTCGTTTTACTAAAAAAGCTTGTTTTCGCACGAAAATTGTTCATAAAATTAGGAATGTGAATGATTtgatggataaaattaaaaattccaGTGCTTTTGGACTTCAAGTCATCACTAGAGAAAGATTAGTGTCACAGATCGACTTGAACAGAGTTACTGACTCGGTACCTGAAAACCCTATCCTTGGGAGAGAGGGTGACGTGTCCAAAATTGTTAACTCGCTGACTAATATTATTTGTGATGAAGAAGTTCTCGCCGTCATTCCCATTGTGGGAATGGGCGGTCTTGGAAAGACGGCATTAGCTCAATCCATTTGCGAGAAGGTAATGGGGAATTTGTTTGATGTAAAGATTTGGGTATGTGTTTCCGATAATGCTAATGACCAGAAAATTCTGGGAGAAATGTTGCAAACTCTAGGCCGAGACAAAGGTGGGTTAACTAACAAAGACGCAATTCTTCAACAGCTCGAGAAGGAATTAGAAAGGAAAAAATTTCTTCTCATTCTCGATGATGTATGGGCGGATGTATCCACTTGGTGGGATAGTTTGAAGACGCGTTTGTTGAGAATTAGTCACAATAAGGGAAATGCCATTATTGTCACCACTCGTAGTGAGGAAGTGGCGTCTTTGGTTGAGTCTTCTTACGAGGTTAGGCATAATTTGAATGTGCTGACTGATGATGATTGCTGGTCCATTATTGAGGAAAGAGTGAAAGCAAATAGAGAAATGTCCATTCCTTCAGATTTTGAGGCGATTGGGAAGGAGATTGCGAAAAAATGTAGAGGAGTACCCTTAGCTGCAAAAGTTTTAGGTGGGACATTAGCATTTAAGAGGGAAAAGGAAGCTTGGGTGTCGATTAAGAATAGCAAAGTTTTAGATGCATCTGATCATAAGGATAATGTGAATTCCATACTAAAACTAAGTTTTAATCATTTACCTTCGTGTTTAAAACAATGTTTTGCATACTGTTCAATTTTTCCTAAAGACTATTTTCTTGAAAAAGAAGAATTAATTCAGCTTTGGATGGCTGAAGGTTTTGTTGAGCCATGTAATGCAGATGTGGGCGATAAGTACTTTAATGCCTTACTCTGTAACTCTTTCTTTCAAGATGTGGAAAGAAATAAATACGAGAATATAGTCGGTTGCAAGATGCATGATATTGTGCATGATCTTGCGATGTCTCTTTCTAAGCTGGAAGTATTGACTTTAGATAACTTTTCATTCAGAGATGATTTATCTTGCATTCGCCGTTTTGATTTAGAAAGTCAAAATGCATTTAGTTTAAGGGGCATTCATGCTCAAAAATTGCGTACCGTCTTCTTACTGATGGATATGGTCCTTGATGAGTCATGGTGGAAGTTCAAAAACTTGCGGACTCTAAACTTGGAAGGCTGTGAGATTGAAGAATTGCCATCTCCAATTGGTGACTGTAAACTCTTGAGATATCTCGATGTCTCACACACTGAACTTAAAGCGTTGCCTAATTCTATCACCACTCTTTATCGTTTGCAAACTTTGAGATTCCTTGGATGCTGGAAGCTTACGGAGCTTCCTAGAGATAAAATGAGCAATCTCGTGAGCTTGAAGAATATTCAATTTTCCATGGATGAGCAGATGCCGAGTGGATTGGGGAGGTTAACATGCCTTGAAAGGTTGCCATTATTTGTTGTGGGCAATGATTGGGGAGGGAGCATTCAAGAATTAGAAAGGTTAAATGAACTAAGAGGAAAGTTGTCCTTAAATCATCTCGAGAATGTTAGAGGTAAGGAAGAAGCCGAGAAAGCaaatctaaaaatgaaaaagatgataaAATCCTTGAAATTTGGATGGACTGAGGGATCATCTATAGAAAATAGAAACAACGAAGAAGTGTTGGAAGCACTGGAGCCTCATCCAAACATTGAGAGCATAAAGATCGAGGATTATATGGGTGAGAATTTTCCAGCGTGGGTGTTGATGATGCAAGTTTCCAGTGAAGGTGGTAGTTTCACGCTATTTAATAACTTGGTGAAGCTGACATTAAGACACTGCAGTAAATGTGAACAAATCCCAAGGCTCGGATATCTTCAAAGTCTTAAATATCTCGAGATAACTTGGATggagaaaatgaaaattataggCAATGAATTTTATGGCATTAATAGTGGTGATGGCTCAAGCAATGGACAGACGATGTTTCCTGCATTAAAAAGTATCAATTTAAGTTGTTTATCGAATCTAGTTGAATGGAGGGCTCCGGAGCTAGATGACAGTGAGGCAGTTGTTGTTTTTCCTTGCCTCGAAAAGTTGCGCATCAAAGATTGTGTAAGATTGACAAAGATTCCAATGAGAAGTCTTCCTTCATCCCTTGTAAAACTGGAAATTGAATGCTGTGCACTAACTTGTCTTCCAAGCGAGTTGCAATCCTTCGCGTCGTTAGAGAAATTGTCTATCAATCGTTGTATTGGGCTGACATCTATTCCTGAAGACTTTGGGAGATTGAATTCTCTCGTTTCTTTGCAAATCATAAATTGTATAAGTTTGAGTAATTTTTCTGAGGAGATTTTAGGCAGTCTCACCAAATTAAAGGAATTGGAAATCGGAAATTTCTCGGAAAAGTTGGAAGATTTCTCTTATATGAACTCAATCCAAAACATTGATTCTCttgaaaaattatcaatatatgAGAGAAATATGGAGTCTCTGCCAGATCAAATTCAAGGGCTCACTTCCCTCGAGTATTTGGGTATATTTTATGCTGATAAATTGGAAGCTTTGCCGGAGTGGTTGGGCAATATTTCCTCTCTTCGGAGCCTTAATATTGAGTACTGTTTGAATCTGAAGTATCTACCAACAGCAGCAGCAATGAAACGCCTCGCCAAATTGACAAGTGTTTCGATTTATTATGGTTCTGTGTATCTTATGGAAAGTTGCAAGAATAAGAGTGGCTCTGAGTGGGATAAGATTTCTCATATTCCCAACCTCagattctattaa